A region of Bombyx mori chromosome 13, ASM3026992v2 DNA encodes the following proteins:
- the LOC732986 gene encoding UTP11-like U3 small nucleolar ribonucleoprotein: MSSWKKAAKANQKTHRERHQPEARKHLGLLEKKKDYKKRADDYHEKGQTLKLLRKRTLDKNPDEFYYHMINSRVKEGVHHELQKEGEHSSEQVKLMQTQDIKYINMKRTIESRRINRLQSQLHMTDVAEATPNTHTFFVDEGEENGFDLAKRLDTHPALIGRKSNRPRLSDLNKITLPDLDEETVKEMKKKKEKVYKEIAKRIQRETELTVVQQKMELKRHLQDTSVLKPKKIKKGSAKAAPVYKFHYIRKK; the protein is encoded by the exons ATGTCGTCGTGGAAGAAGGCCGCTAAGGCGAATCAGAAAACTCACAGAGAACGACATCAACCAGAAGCTCGGAAACATCTTGGACTTCTCGAAAAGAAGAAGGATTATAAAAAGAGAGCAGATGATTACCATGAGAAAGGTCAAACCTTAAAACTTCTTCGGAAAAGGACACTTGATAAGAACCCAGATGAATTTTACTATCACATGATAAACTCTAGGGTGAAAGAAGGG GTACATCATGAGCTCCAGAAAGAGGGTGAGCACTCGTCGGAGCAGGTGAAGTTGATGCAGACTCAAGATATCAAATATATCAACATGAAACGCACCATTGAAAGTAGAAGAATCAATAGACTACAG TCCCAACTTCATATGACAGACGTAGCAGAGGCGACAccaaacacacacacattctTTGTTGATGAAGGTGAAGAGAATGGCTTTGATTTAGCGAAGAGACTTGACACACATCCTGCTCTGATTGGCAGAAAATCCAATAGGCCAAGATTGTCTGACTTAAACAAGATAACTCTACCAGACTTGGATGAAGAG actgtaaaagaaatgaaaaagaaaaaggagAAAGTTTACAAAGAGATTGCGAAAAGAATTCAAAGAGAGACCGAGTTGACAGTTGTCCAACAAAAGATGGAGCTAAAACGTCACCTGCAGGACACTTCAGTACTAAAGCCAAAGAAAATAAAGAAGGGTTCGGCAAAAGCGGCTCCAGTTTACAAATTCCATTACATaaggaagaaataa